One Nitrospira sp. genomic window, TTCGTCACGCATTTTAGTGATAAGGTCTTGCATGCCATCGAGTATGCGGTACTCGGTGCGTTGTGCTACCGGGCGCTTTGTGGAAGTGGACAGACCGTGTGGAGGCAACAGGCGATTCCGGCAGCCATCCTTCTGGCCTCCTTGTATGGGGTAAGCGATGAGGTCCACCAGGCGTTCGTTCCATTTCGAGATTCGAATTGGCTCGATTGGCTGGCCGATACGGTCGGAGCTGCGATTGGCGTGAAGGTCATGCATCGGGTGTTCAGTCTCAGGCCGGTCGGCTCGATTCCAGGAGTGTTGAGGTAGGGCCGATCGAATATGAGGTGTTCGTGACAAGTCGCGGGATGCTCGCTATAATTTGCTGAATATGTTGTCGGCGAACACCACTCCTTTCACGAATCCCCTGTCTCCTCCCGATCAAACTCTCATCGCGCAGGCCGTCGAGACTCGTCTTTCTCCCGGTCTCGTTTTGAAGGCGCTGACGCCATTGGCAGGCGATGCCTCCAATCGGCGCTACTATCGCGCCACCGTTGCCGGCGGGCCACCTCATGCTGTGATCGTGATGCAGTTGGCTGAGCCGGAAGGTTTCAAACAGTCTGAAGAGGCGGTCAGTGGCGGGATCCACCAGATCTCGGAATTACCCTTCATCAACATCATGTCGCATCTGGCTAAAGCAAAGGTGCCGGTGCCTGTACTCCATTACTATGATCAATCCGCAGGGCTGCTCTATCTGGAAGATTTCGGAGATGTGACCTTGGCAGAGGCCGTTAGCCAAGCGGATGCGCCAAGCTTGGAGTCACGGTATAAGCAGGCCATCAATGTCTTAGTACAGATGCAGATCAACGCCACGACGCCGGCAGATCCTGGGTGCCTGGCGTTTCACCGCAGTTTCGATGTGCCGTTGCTGATGTGGGAGTTCGATCATTTTCTCGAGTATGGAATTGTGGCGCGTCGCGGCAACCCGTTGCCTGATGGGGACGCCACGGCAATCAGACGGGAGTTCGAAGGAATCGCGGAACTCCTCGCCGGACAACCACGCGTCTTTACGCATCGCGATTATCACTCTCGCAATTTGATGGTCGACGGGTTGCGGCTTGGCGTGATTGACTTTCAGGATGCGTTGATGGGACCGGCAACCTATGATCTGGCCTCACTCTTACGGGACGCCTACATTCGACTTGACGAAGCCCTCGTTGACGATTTGGTGGGGTACTACCTCGATCAGCTGGCCGAACAACGCTTCGTCTGGACCAATCGTGCCGCGTTTCGACGGCTGTTTGATCTGACAAGTATTCAGCGCAATCTGAAGGCGGCCGGCCGGTTTGTCTATATTGATCGGGTCAAAGGCAACTCGAAATTCTTAGCGGATATCCCCCGCGTCTTGAGTTACGTCAGGCGCAATCTTGAGAAACATCCGGAGCTGGATACCCTCCGGAGGCACCTCACACCGCATGTGCCTGAATTGCAGTAGAGGACTGATTGTGTGAAGGCCATGATTCTTGCGGCTGGTCTTGGCACTCGCCTGAGACCGCTGACGTACACCATTCCGAAGCCGTTGCTGCCGGTCGGTGGGGTGCCGCTCA contains:
- a CDS encoding aminoglycoside phosphotransferase — its product is MLSANTTPFTNPLSPPDQTLIAQAVETRLSPGLVLKALTPLAGDASNRRYYRATVAGGPPHAVIVMQLAEPEGFKQSEEAVSGGIHQISELPFINIMSHLAKAKVPVPVLHYYDQSAGLLYLEDFGDVTLAEAVSQADAPSLESRYKQAINVLVQMQINATTPADPGCLAFHRSFDVPLLMWEFDHFLEYGIVARRGNPLPDGDATAIRREFEGIAELLAGQPRVFTHRDYHSRNLMVDGLRLGVIDFQDALMGPATYDLASLLRDAYIRLDEALVDDLVGYYLDQLAEQRFVWTNRAAFRRLFDLTSIQRNLKAAGRFVYIDRVKGNSKFLADIPRVLSYVRRNLEKHPELDTLRRHLTPHVPELQ